The Mesorhizobium loti genome includes a region encoding these proteins:
- a CDS encoding DUF1330 domain-containing protein: MTAYVIADIKINDPQWVPAYAASVHDLVHKHGGRYLSRSGNVKTLEGKPLDTTLIALMAFPSEAAARAFTSDPAYAPFVSARQGGSDSRFQMIDNTDLAGTIPYLPKG; this comes from the coding sequence ATGACCGCTTACGTTATCGCAGACATCAAGATAAACGACCCACAGTGGGTGCCGGCCTACGCCGCATCGGTGCATGACCTCGTCCACAAGCATGGCGGCAGGTATCTGTCGCGCAGCGGCAATGTGAAGACGCTTGAAGGCAAGCCGCTCGACACCACGCTGATTGCCCTGATGGCGTTCCCGTCGGAAGCGGCGGCCCGTGCCTTCACCAGCGATCCGGCCTATGCGCCCTTCGTTTCGGCCCGTCAGGGCGGCAGCGACAGCCGTTTCCAGATGATCGACAACACCGATCTGGCCGGAACGATCCCGTATCTGCCGAAGGGATGA
- a CDS encoding ester cyclase — MTKQEDNKAVVVRWFTDFWGETCDLSVVDDIAAPDMLLKYSLHEPRRGRGDIKAFMTDFRAAFPDLNFWATADLIAEGDYVVGQWEGGGTHTGPAFSDFLVGSLPAATGRTMRFTGTTVLKVIDGRIVEEIGLDDGVAALTQLGLVKAA, encoded by the coding sequence ATGACCAAGCAAGAAGACAACAAGGCCGTCGTCGTCAGATGGTTCACCGACTTCTGGGGTGAAACCTGCGATCTGTCCGTCGTCGACGACATCGCGGCACCCGACATGCTGCTGAAATACTCGCTGCACGAGCCGCGCCGCGGCCGCGGCGACATCAAGGCCTTCATGACCGACTTCCGCGCCGCCTTCCCGGACCTCAACTTCTGGGCCACGGCCGACCTGATTGCCGAGGGCGACTATGTCGTCGGCCAGTGGGAGGGCGGCGGCACGCATACCGGCCCGGCCTTCAGCGATTTCCTCGTCGGCTCGCTGCCGGCCGCCACCGGCCGCACCATGCGCTTCACCGGCACCACCGTGCTAAAGGTGATCGACGGCAGGATCGTCGAGGAAATCGGCCTTGATGACGGCGTCGCCGCCCTCACCCAGCTCGGCCTGGTCAAGGCCGCCTGA
- a CDS encoding EAL domain-containing protein — translation MARQDKKSRNGAFWALALERAHLGVWDWDIADGSCFYSPTWWRMLGYEEGELADTADLWLQLTHPDDRERALASGDRHIAGQTDAIETELRLKHKQGHWVWVLDRGGIVERDATGKPLRLMGVQTDITRQKAAEAELEQVNVRFRLALAASGTGIWHYDIATNKSYWDSRTRDIFGLVANTDEVTADLWHSYLHPDDKVATEQAHLPPPGSDGVTASQYRIIRRDGQVRHVESLVRFIAGAGAAGQILGTVRDITEEKLREQELAYAARHDALTGLWNRSAFDRLLADHIAAGAPLAVFYVDLDYFKALNDFAGHAAGDLALKSVAAGIRACLPPAAHAARLGGDEFALLVPHCDAAQAERIAAAVLGAVREADLGLAASTRKLAASIGIAFIDDANTTVADALACADDACYAAKAAGRNRFAVFSAAAEAGSGGLNAARVAADTVDAMEDGRLKLFGQEIHLLGKPWQESRHVEVLARLVARNGRLVPPGEFIPVAERFGIASRLDRWIIRTALSRHGAALRSGALTLGFNLSAQTLSDPQLWDFVDSVIEETGAPHSGIGFEITETAAVTNFDAAEQFVRKARERHCRVSLDDFGAGMSSFEYLRRFPVDTIKIDGSFIEHITQSRFDREIVLAITSIARSLGCDVVGEKIERQETLAMLSDMGVAFGQGFLLHRPEPLEQIVARAAGTETARKAS, via the coding sequence ATGGCGCGTCAGGACAAGAAAAGTCGCAATGGAGCGTTCTGGGCGCTGGCGCTCGAACGCGCTCATCTCGGCGTCTGGGATTGGGACATTGCCGACGGCAGCTGCTTCTATTCGCCGACATGGTGGCGCATGCTCGGCTATGAGGAGGGCGAGCTTGCCGACACGGCTGATCTGTGGCTGCAACTGACACATCCCGACGATCGCGAGCGGGCGCTGGCCAGCGGCGACCGCCACATTGCCGGACAGACCGACGCCATCGAGACCGAGCTCAGGCTGAAGCACAAGCAGGGCCACTGGGTGTGGGTGCTCGATCGCGGCGGCATCGTCGAGCGCGACGCGACGGGTAAACCGCTCAGGCTGATGGGCGTGCAGACCGACATCACCAGGCAGAAGGCCGCCGAAGCCGAGCTCGAGCAGGTCAATGTGCGCTTCCGGCTAGCGCTCGCCGCCAGCGGCACCGGCATCTGGCACTACGACATCGCCACCAACAAGAGCTATTGGGACTCCCGCACCAGGGACATATTCGGCCTCGTCGCCAATACCGACGAGGTGACCGCCGACCTCTGGCATAGTTATCTGCACCCCGACGACAAGGTGGCCACCGAGCAGGCTCACCTGCCGCCGCCCGGCTCGGACGGTGTCACGGCCTCGCAATACCGTATCATCCGGCGGGACGGCCAGGTCCGGCATGTTGAATCGCTGGTGCGGTTCATCGCCGGTGCGGGTGCTGCCGGCCAGATCCTCGGCACGGTTCGCGACATCACCGAGGAAAAACTGCGCGAGCAGGAACTCGCCTATGCCGCCCGTCACGACGCGCTGACCGGCCTGTGGAATCGCTCCGCCTTCGACCGGCTGCTCGCCGACCATATCGCGGCGGGTGCGCCGCTGGCGGTGTTCTATGTCGATCTCGACTACTTCAAGGCACTCAACGACTTTGCCGGCCACGCCGCCGGCGACCTGGCGCTGAAGAGCGTTGCCGCCGGCATTCGCGCCTGCCTGCCGCCGGCAGCACACGCGGCGCGGCTGGGCGGCGACGAATTCGCGCTGCTGGTGCCGCATTGCGATGCCGCACAGGCCGAGCGGATCGCCGCTGCGGTGCTCGGCGCGGTACGCGAGGCCGATCTCGGGCTGGCCGCGTCGACGCGCAAGCTGGCGGCCTCGATCGGCATCGCCTTCATCGACGACGCCAACACCACGGTGGCCGACGCGCTGGCCTGCGCCGACGACGCCTGCTACGCGGCCAAGGCTGCCGGCCGCAACCGTTTCGCGGTGTTCTCCGCGGCGGCGGAAGCGGGATCGGGTGGGCTGAATGCCGCGCGCGTCGCCGCCGACACCGTCGATGCCATGGAAGACGGGCGGCTGAAATTGTTCGGCCAGGAAATCCATCTGCTGGGCAAGCCGTGGCAAGAAAGCCGCCATGTCGAAGTGCTGGCCAGGCTCGTTGCACGCAACGGCCGCCTGGTGCCGCCCGGCGAGTTCATTCCGGTGGCCGAGCGCTTCGGTATCGCGTCGCGGCTCGACCGCTGGATCATCCGCACCGCGCTGTCGCGGCATGGTGCCGCCCTGCGCTCGGGCGCGTTGACGCTCGGCTTCAACCTGTCGGCGCAGACGCTCAGCGATCCGCAGCTGTGGGACTTCGTCGACAGTGTCATCGAAGAAACCGGGGCGCCGCATTCGGGCATCGGCTTCGAGATCACCGAAACCGCCGCCGTCACCAATTTCGACGCTGCCGAACAATTCGTGCGCAAGGCGCGCGAGCGGCACTGCCGGGTCAGCCTGGACGATTTCGGCGCCGGCATGAGCTCGTTCGAATATCTCAGGCGCTTCCCCGTCGACACGATCAAGATCGACGGTTCCTTCATCGAGCACATCACGCAAAGCCGCTTCGACCGCGAGATCGTGCTGGCCATCACCAGCATCGCCCGCAGCCTCGGCTGCGACGTCGTTGGCGAGAAGATCGAACGGCAGGAGACATTGGCGATGCTGAGCGACATGGGCGTCGCCTTCGGCCAGGGATTCTTGCTGCACCGGCCAGAGCCGCTGGAGCAGATTGTCGCGCGCGCGGCAGGGACAGAGACGGCCCGCAAGGCATCGTAA
- a CDS encoding 3-keto-5-aminohexanoate cleavage protein has protein sequence MIVQACINGARPRDFHPRLPLTAEAMASDAAACVAAGAAELHIHPRGADGRESLAAVNATVPAVRRACPGTLVGVSTGAWIENDVERTRAAIAGWRELPDYASVNLSEADAPAVMVLLRQRGVGIEAGLATIADAERFVALAEHNRVLRILIEIDIQDLSAALDEAHGIAAVLERAGVRRPILLHGVDATVWPFVALAHQKRWSTRVGLEDGKTLADGRTAKDNAEIVAAAVAIFRGAPEV, from the coding sequence ATGATCGTCCAGGCCTGCATCAATGGCGCGCGTCCGCGCGATTTCCACCCAAGGCTGCCGCTGACTGCCGAGGCGATGGCCAGCGATGCCGCCGCCTGCGTCGCCGCAGGTGCCGCCGAATTGCACATCCACCCACGCGGCGCGGATGGGCGCGAAAGCCTGGCGGCCGTCAATGCTACCGTGCCGGCGGTGCGCCGTGCTTGTCCGGGCACGCTGGTCGGCGTGTCGACGGGCGCCTGGATCGAGAACGATGTCGAGCGGACCCGCGCGGCGATCGCCGGCTGGCGGGAGCTGCCCGACTACGCCTCGGTCAATCTGTCGGAAGCGGATGCGCCCGCCGTGATGGTGCTGTTGCGCCAGCGTGGTGTCGGCATCGAGGCCGGGCTTGCCACCATCGCCGATGCCGAGCGCTTCGTGGCGCTTGCCGAGCACAACCGGGTGCTGCGCATCCTGATCGAGATCGACATCCAGGACCTGTCGGCAGCACTTGACGAGGCGCATGGCATCGCCGCCGTGCTCGAACGCGCCGGGGTACGGCGGCCGATCCTGCTGCATGGCGTCGACGCCACCGTCTGGCCATTCGTCGCGCTTGCCCATCAAAAGCGGTGGTCGACGAGGGTTGGGCTGGAAGACGGCAAGACGCTCGCCGATGGCAGGACAGCGAAAGACAATGCGGAAATCGTCGCTGCGGCCGTGGCGATTTTTCGCGGTGCGCCTGAGGTCTGA
- a CDS encoding AMP-binding protein, producing the protein MRMPAWTTSDPVALHARTQPDRVACVDLASGRRWTYAALDAAIQRAVGVLETGHGIEQGQRIATLARNSADLLILQQAAMRLGAIFVPLNWRLANAEQQAILADCDPVLLLHDAALEMTQPKGCVPIEVAAFAAAVEEQAPAPRHPLPASDAPSIILYTSGTSGRPKGVIVTEANALATAVNFGVLGRVGNASVFLCDAPMFHVIGLMTSLRPPLLQGGTVLISPGFDAGVTNRRLADPTLGVTHYFCVPQMARMLRDHPDFAPENWTALTAIFTGGAPNPAADILWWLAQGVRMVDGFGMTEAGTVLGIPVEADRIASKAGSAGLAAPTIGLRIVDDQGRDVAAGEPGEIWLSGPSITSGYWNRPEETARAFTADGWFRTGDIARQDEEGFVTLVDRLKDMFISGGENVYPSEIEMALLDHPDIAEAAVIGVADARWGEVGRAFVVVRTGCVVDPADLASHCGARIARYKVPKEFLLTDALPRTASGKIQKHILRSWTAPAGGQE; encoded by the coding sequence ATGCGAATGCCGGCCTGGACGACATCGGATCCCGTGGCCCTGCACGCCAGGACGCAGCCCGATCGCGTCGCTTGTGTCGACCTGGCATCCGGCCGGCGCTGGACCTACGCGGCGCTCGACGCGGCTATCCAGCGTGCCGTCGGCGTGCTCGAAACCGGCCATGGCATCGAGCAGGGGCAGCGCATCGCCACGCTTGCCCGCAACAGCGCCGATCTTTTGATCCTGCAGCAGGCCGCGATGCGGCTCGGCGCCATCTTCGTACCGCTCAACTGGCGGCTCGCCAATGCCGAACAGCAGGCGATCCTTGCCGATTGCGATCCGGTGCTGCTGCTGCACGACGCCGCCCTTGAGATGACGCAGCCCAAGGGCTGCGTGCCGATCGAAGTCGCGGCCTTCGCGGCGGCAGTCGAGGAACAGGCGCCGGCGCCGCGCCATCCCTTGCCAGCCAGCGATGCCCCGTCGATCATCCTCTACACATCGGGCACATCAGGCCGGCCAAAAGGCGTCATTGTCACCGAGGCCAACGCCTTGGCCACCGCAGTCAATTTCGGCGTGCTGGGACGCGTCGGCAACGCCAGCGTCTTCCTCTGCGACGCACCGATGTTCCATGTCATCGGCCTCATGACCAGCCTGCGTCCACCGTTGTTGCAAGGCGGCACGGTGCTGATCTCGCCCGGCTTCGACGCCGGCGTCACCAACCGTCGCCTCGCCGATCCGACACTTGGCGTCACCCATTATTTCTGCGTGCCGCAGATGGCCAGGATGCTGCGCGACCATCCGGATTTCGCGCCGGAGAATTGGACCGCGCTGACCGCCATCTTCACCGGCGGCGCGCCCAATCCGGCGGCCGACATCCTGTGGTGGCTGGCGCAAGGCGTGCGCATGGTCGACGGCTTCGGTATGACCGAAGCCGGCACCGTGCTCGGCATCCCGGTCGAGGCCGATCGGATCGCCAGCAAAGCGGGCTCGGCGGGCCTTGCGGCGCCGACGATCGGCCTGCGCATCGTCGACGACCAAGGCCGCGATGTCGCTGCCGGGGAACCAGGCGAGATATGGCTGTCCGGCCCCTCCATCACATCAGGCTACTGGAACCGTCCGGAAGAGACCGCCCGTGCCTTCACTGCCGATGGCTGGTTCCGCACCGGCGACATCGCCAGGCAGGATGAGGAAGGCTTCGTCACCCTTGTCGACCGCCTCAAGGACATGTTCATCTCGGGCGGCGAGAACGTCTATCCCTCAGAAATCGAGATGGCGCTGCTCGACCATCCCGACATCGCCGAAGCAGCCGTGATCGGTGTCGCCGATGCGCGCTGGGGTGAAGTCGGGCGCGCCTTTGTCGTAGTCAGAACCGGCTGTGTTGTCGATCCGGCTGATCTGGCAAGCCACTGCGGCGCCCGCATCGCCCGCTACAAGGTGCCGAAGGAATTCCTGCTCACCGATGCGCTGCCGCGCACCGCATCCGGCAAGATCCAGAAACACATCTTGCGCAGCTGGACAGCACCGGCCGGCGGGCAGGAGTGA
- a CDS encoding p-hydroxycinnamoyl CoA hydratase/lyase, producing the protein MTEETVAFNVENGIAWVRFNRPDKRNCMNPALNRRMMEVLDELEFRNDVGVLVLSGEGSAWSAGMDLKEYFRETEAKGLGAIRKAQSEAYGWWRRLRWYGKPTIAMVNGWCFGGGYGPLFACDLAFAADEAQFALSEINWGILPGGGATKVVVDLLSMRDAMYHALTGELIDGRKAAAWKLVNESLPLADLKARVTEVATILLKKNPIALKATKDAIRRVAEMTYDNAEDYLVRAQEAANSYDNDGRKEGIRQFIDEKSYKPGLGAYDKAR; encoded by the coding sequence ATGACCGAAGAGACCGTTGCCTTCAACGTCGAGAACGGCATCGCCTGGGTGCGCTTCAACCGGCCGGACAAGCGCAATTGCATGAACCCGGCGCTCAACCGGCGCATGATGGAGGTTCTCGACGAGCTCGAATTCCGTAACGATGTCGGCGTGCTGGTGCTGTCCGGCGAAGGCAGCGCCTGGTCGGCGGGCATGGACCTCAAGGAGTACTTTCGCGAGACCGAGGCCAAGGGCCTGGGCGCCATCCGCAAGGCGCAGTCCGAAGCCTATGGCTGGTGGCGCCGCCTGCGCTGGTACGGCAAGCCGACCATCGCCATGGTCAATGGCTGGTGTTTCGGCGGCGGCTATGGCCCCCTCTTCGCCTGCGACCTCGCCTTCGCTGCCGACGAGGCGCAGTTCGCTTTGTCCGAGATCAATTGGGGCATCCTGCCCGGCGGCGGCGCCACCAAGGTTGTGGTCGACCTCCTGTCGATGCGCGACGCCATGTACCATGCGCTGACCGGCGAACTCATCGACGGCCGTAAGGCCGCGGCCTGGAAGCTGGTCAATGAAAGCCTGCCACTGGCGGACCTGAAGGCGCGCGTCACCGAGGTTGCAACCATCTTGCTGAAGAAGAACCCGATTGCGCTCAAGGCGACCAAGGACGCCATCCGCCGCGTCGCCGAAATGACCTATGACAATGCCGAGGATTATCTTGTGCGGGCACAGGAGGCGGCCAATTCCTACGACAATGACGGCCGCAAGGAAGGCATCCGCCAGTTCATCGACGAAAAGAGCTACAAGCCCGGCCTCGGCGCTTACGACAAGGCAAGGTGA
- a CDS encoding MarR family transcriptional regulator, which produces MEKVRLRISPEDMLDAQVGYNLRRASALALNDFAVEMTDAALRPVTYGMLALIDEKPGIRAAELCRLLGMKSANMAPLLAELEERGLVERDDHAGDKRVQMLALTQAAREAMQGWRQQVRRHEDRFLHRLTKKERAALLRLLRLIWTDED; this is translated from the coding sequence ATGGAAAAGGTACGGCTCCGCATCAGTCCCGAGGACATGCTCGACGCGCAGGTCGGCTACAATCTGAGGCGGGCCTCGGCCTTGGCCTTGAATGATTTCGCCGTCGAGATGACTGATGCGGCGCTGCGCCCGGTCACCTACGGCATGCTGGCGCTGATCGACGAGAAGCCCGGCATCCGCGCCGCCGAGCTCTGCCGCCTGCTCGGCATGAAAAGCGCCAACATGGCGCCGCTGCTCGCCGAACTGGAAGAGCGCGGACTGGTCGAGCGCGACGATCACGCCGGCGACAAACGCGTGCAGATGCTCGCCCTGACGCAGGCCGCCAGGGAGGCCATGCAGGGATGGCGGCAACAGGTTCGCCGGCACGAAGACCGGTTTCTGCACAGGCTGACGAAGAAGGAGCGGGCGGCGCTGCTGCGCCTGCTGCGGCTGATCTGGACTGACGAGGACTGA
- a CDS encoding beta-lactamase family protein yields MKDLPSLLDSYLADGAVGASLAYSTGAAPAALTAGLADREHGVAVSPDQLFKIGSCTKTFVAAALVKLAQDGKLDLGAPIASWFPDLPGAKDISVRQLINHRSGLPEFEYYIPMDPSRQWMPRQLVDIAFASDKQKAPGGPAVYNNTGYVLAGMVIEAVSGQPLGGYVRSAVLQPLGLENTWSPATEAFPEKSMVRGYYHRPPPPANAPTDIASGGEMWRMDGVLPYSDALQDSSDSFPFGAAYGCGDMVSTPSDMVSFMRGLFSAKLLSPPFFAEMFGGRVPASFPGTRMRETGAGMFQSAYADRAFYGHQGSIPGYVAVMLHDPISGLTIAMTSNVGSGNRLSFQASGLHPVVDEAIQIILGS; encoded by the coding sequence ATGAAAGACCTCCCCTCCCTCCTCGACAGCTACCTCGCCGACGGTGCGGTTGGCGCCTCGCTCGCCTACTCGACAGGCGCAGCACCCGCCGCCCTCACCGCCGGCCTCGCCGACCGGGAGCATGGCGTTGCCGTCTCGCCCGACCAATTGTTCAAGATCGGCAGTTGCACCAAGACCTTCGTCGCCGCCGCACTGGTCAAGCTCGCCCAGGACGGCAAGCTCGACCTCGGCGCGCCGATCGCCTCCTGGTTTCCCGACCTGCCGGGAGCAAAAGACATTTCGGTGCGCCAGCTGATCAACCATCGCAGCGGCCTGCCGGAGTTCGAATATTACATTCCGATGGATCCGAGCCGGCAATGGATGCCGCGGCAGCTGGTCGACATCGCCTTCGCTTCCGACAAGCAGAAGGCGCCGGGTGGCCCTGCCGTGTACAACAACACCGGCTATGTGCTGGCCGGCATGGTGATCGAGGCCGTCTCCGGCCAGCCGCTGGGCGGCTACGTCAGAAGCGCGGTGCTACAGCCGCTCGGCCTGGAGAATACCTGGTCGCCGGCCACCGAAGCCTTTCCCGAAAAGTCGATGGTGCGCGGCTATTACCACCGGCCGCCGCCGCCAGCGAACGCGCCCACCGACATCGCCTCGGGCGGCGAGATGTGGCGCATGGACGGCGTGCTGCCCTACTCCGACGCATTGCAGGATTCTTCCGATTCCTTCCCGTTCGGCGCCGCCTATGGCTGCGGCGACATGGTGTCGACGCCGTCCGATATGGTGAGCTTCATGCGCGGCCTGTTTTCCGCAAAGTTGCTGTCGCCGCCCTTCTTCGCCGAGATGTTCGGGGGTCGCGTGCCGGCGAGTTTCCCCGGCACACGCATGCGCGAAACCGGTGCCGGCATGTTCCAGAGCGCCTACGCCGACCGCGCCTTCTACGGCCACCAGGGCAGCATTCCCGGCTACGTCGCCGTCATGTTGCACGACCCGATCTCGGGGCTGACCATTGCCATGACCAGCAATGTCGGTTCCGGCAACCGGCTGTCCTTCCAGGCCAGCGGCCTGCATCCGGTGGTGGACGAGGCGATCCAGATCATTCTGGGATCGTGA
- a CDS encoding ABC transporter substrate-binding protein: MKSTGLRAVLTSSLLASSVLLGGQAYAKTLVYCSEANPETFNPAIGVADSTMDAAAKTIFNRLVEFKPGTTEVGPALAESWEVSADGKTYTFHLRHGVKFQSNDHFTPSRDLNADDVLYTFNRQRDANNPYHKLGGGAYEYFNALGMGTLIDKIDKVDDYTVRFTLTAANVTFLPGIALDYLSILSLEQTEKMVAAGTPELIDSEPVGTGPFVLQAYVPDSQIRYAANKDYWRGAPKIDTLVFAITPEPTTRVERLKANECQVAAPPPPSAVADLRTDPDITVLDLKGQNIGILGFNVEHQPLGDVRVRMALAKAIDRKAIVDAVYAGAGTVAGSVVPPAQIGAVTDAGIDYDPDGAKTLLKEAGHESDLKISLWAMPVSRPYNPNAKRMAEMIQADWAKVGVKAEIVSFEWGEYLKRTAGGEQDAYLLGGSSDNGDPDNMLSYLLSCDGVKGGSNRSRWCDPAFEKLLQDGRVAADPKQRAGIYARAQAILKVEVPVAPIAHSVVAIPIRKSVLNYVLDPFGRQNFAAVDMAE; the protein is encoded by the coding sequence ATGAAATCCACCGGTCTGCGCGCAGTGCTTACCTCGTCCCTGCTGGCCTCATCCGTCCTTCTCGGCGGGCAGGCCTACGCCAAAACCCTGGTCTATTGCTCGGAAGCCAATCCCGAGACCTTCAACCCGGCGATCGGCGTCGCCGATTCCACCATGGACGCCGCCGCCAAGACGATCTTCAACCGGCTGGTCGAGTTCAAGCCTGGCACGACCGAGGTCGGCCCGGCACTGGCCGAAAGCTGGGAGGTCTCAGCCGATGGCAAGACCTACACATTCCATCTCAGGCATGGCGTAAAATTCCAGTCGAACGACCATTTCACGCCCTCGCGCGATCTCAACGCCGATGACGTGCTCTACACCTTCAACCGCCAGCGCGACGCCAACAATCCCTACCACAAGCTCGGTGGCGGCGCTTACGAGTACTTCAATGCGCTGGGCATGGGCACGCTGATCGACAAGATAGATAAGGTCGACGACTACACCGTGCGCTTCACGCTGACGGCGGCCAACGTCACCTTCCTGCCCGGCATCGCGCTCGACTATCTCTCGATCCTGTCGCTGGAGCAGACCGAAAAGATGGTCGCCGCCGGCACGCCGGAGCTGATCGACTCGGAACCCGTCGGCACCGGCCCGTTCGTGCTGCAGGCCTATGTCCCCGACAGCCAGATCCGCTACGCCGCCAACAAGGACTACTGGCGCGGCGCGCCGAAGATCGACACGCTGGTGTTCGCCATCACGCCCGAACCGACCACCCGCGTCGAGCGCCTCAAGGCCAATGAGTGCCAGGTCGCCGCCCCGCCGCCGCCCAGCGCCGTCGCCGATTTGCGCACCGACCCCGATATCACCGTCCTCGACCTCAAGGGCCAGAACATCGGCATCCTGGGCTTCAATGTCGAACACCAGCCGCTCGGCGACGTGCGCGTGCGCATGGCGCTGGCCAAGGCCATCGACCGCAAGGCGATCGTCGACGCCGTCTATGCCGGCGCCGGCACGGTGGCCGGCAGTGTCGTACCGCCGGCGCAGATCGGCGCCGTCACCGACGCCGGCATCGACTATGATCCGGACGGCGCGAAGACGTTGCTGAAGGAAGCCGGCCACGAGAGCGACCTGAAAATCAGCCTGTGGGCGATGCCGGTGTCGCGGCCCTACAACCCCAACGCCAAGCGCATGGCCGAGATGATCCAGGCCGACTGGGCGAAAGTCGGCGTCAAGGCCGAGATCGTCAGCTTCGAATGGGGCGAATACCTCAAGCGCACCGCTGGGGGCGAACAGGACGCCTACCTGCTCGGCGGCAGCAGCGACAATGGCGACCCCGACAACATGCTGAGTTATTTGCTTTCCTGCGACGGCGTGAAGGGCGGCTCCAACCGCTCGCGCTGGTGTGATCCGGCCTTCGAGAAGCTGCTGCAGGACGGCCGCGTCGCCGCCGACCCCAAGCAGCGCGCCGGCATCTACGCCAGGGCGCAGGCGATCCTGAAGGTCGAGGTGCCGGTGGCGCCGATCGCTCATTCGGTGGTGGCGATCCCGATCCGAAAGAGCGTGCTCAACTACGTGCTCGATCCGTTTGGGAGGCAGAACTTTGCCGCGGTCGATATGGCGGAGTAG
- a CDS encoding FAD-binding oxidoreductase, producing MQSKSPQKIVVIGGGIAGLSLAAAVQPWAEVTVLEREPHLGYHASGRSAALFSETYGNALVRALSLASRQAIIDGGFAAHRRGALHVGGIEDDAAVDRMAAEMRALVPSVRRLSTAEVTALVPVIATATTCGGVHEPGALDVDTAKMLAASASALKAGGGVIRTGEEVLEISRVANGFSVTTSAGTYQADIIVNAAGAWVDVVAGLAGLSGLGFRPKRRTAFLFDPPAGTDISAWPLVVDLHEQFYFKPDAGRLIGSLADETDSAPCDAYPEDIDVAIAVDRIEQATSLRIGRPSTPWAGLRTFAPDRTPVVGFDPRLPGFFWLGGQGGYGFQVSLTLARLGSVLLRGQPLPDDLAARGVTSAALAPDRFLAPAAKP from the coding sequence ATGCAGTCGAAATCCCCTCAAAAAATCGTCGTCATCGGCGGCGGCATTGCCGGCCTCTCGCTGGCGGCGGCTGTGCAGCCCTGGGCCGAGGTCACCGTGCTCGAGCGCGAGCCGCATCTCGGCTATCACGCCAGCGGCCGCTCGGCGGCGCTGTTTTCCGAAACCTACGGCAATGCTTTGGTGCGGGCGCTGTCGCTGGCCAGCCGGCAGGCGATCATCGATGGCGGCTTCGCCGCTCACCGGCGCGGCGCGTTGCATGTCGGTGGCATCGAGGATGATGCAGCCGTCGACCGCATGGCTGCCGAGATGCGGGCGCTGGTGCCCAGCGTGCGGCGCCTGTCGACGGCGGAGGTCACCGCGCTGGTGCCGGTCATCGCCACGGCAACCACCTGCGGCGGCGTGCATGAACCCGGCGCGCTGGATGTCGACACGGCAAAAATGCTGGCGGCTTCAGCCTCGGCGCTGAAGGCCGGCGGCGGCGTCATCCGCACAGGCGAGGAAGTGCTGGAGATTTCCCGCGTCGCAAACGGCTTCAGCGTCACCACCAGTGCCGGCACCTACCAGGCCGATATCATCGTCAACGCCGCGGGCGCCTGGGTCGATGTCGTCGCCGGCCTGGCCGGTCTCTCCGGCCTCGGCTTCCGGCCTAAGCGCCGCACCGCCTTCCTTTTCGATCCGCCCGCCGGCACCGACATCAGCGCCTGGCCGCTTGTGGTCGATCTGCACGAACAATTCTACTTCAAGCCCGATGCCGGCAGGCTGATCGGCTCGCTCGCCGACGAAACCGATTCCGCGCCTTGCGACGCCTACCCCGAGGACATCGACGTCGCCATCGCCGTCGACCGCATCGAACAGGCAACATCGCTGCGCATCGGCCGTCCGTCGACGCCCTGGGCCGGTCTGCGCACCTTTGCGCCCGACCGCACGCCGGTCGTCGGCTTCGACCCGCGCCTGCCCGGCTTTTTCTGGCTCGGTGGCCAGGGCGGCTACGGTTTCCAGGTGTCGCTGACGCTGGCGCGGCTGGGCTCAGTGCTGCTGCGCGGCCAGCCCCTGCCCGACGATCTCGCGGCACGCGGCGTCACCTCTGCCGCGCTGGCGCCTGACCGTTTTCTCGCCCCCGCGGCGAAGCCATGA